TGGAGAAGAAGTCGACCACGATCATCGATCCGCTTCGCGACGCGATCGTTTTCGCCTCCTCCAACGAATCCGCGCGAGTCACCGTCGCCTTCTCCTTCCCGCCGCACGCCGCCAGCAGAAGAACAAGGGCGAAGGCGGCCGCGAGAGCCGTCCTCTTTCTCATGCATTCTCCTTTCATGGAGCGGCGGTTTCCGGCCTCGACGCACCCGGTCCGCCGCCTGCCGTTTTACGAGCCGCACGAAATGAAGCGCATAGGGACCGGACCGGCGGCGTGTTTCGCCCCGCCGCCGGAGGGATTCGGATGGACGGACGCGTACGGACTACTCGCAACCGTGTTCGCCGCCCCCGCAGGAGTCGCTCGATCCCCATTCGGGGAGCCGGTTTTCGCGCACCAGATCGACATGGTCCCCGATCGTGCCGGGGACGGCGCGGAAGACCCTTACTCCCGCCGCCTGGAACCGGGCGACGGCGCGGGGGCCGATCCCGCCGACGATCACCGCCTCCACCGACGCCTGTTGCAACGTATCCACGGGC
The genomic region above belongs to Candidatus Eisenbacteria bacterium and contains:
- a CDS encoding NifB/NifX family molybdenum-iron cluster-binding protein, which translates into the protein MKLCFPVLEDRGLEGIPHEHFGTAPYFFLCDTESEETSLIDNRGAHQAHGGCAPVDTLQQASVEAVIVGGIGPRAVARFQAAGVRVFRAVPGTIGDHVDLVRENRLPEWGSSDSCGGGEHGCE